Part of the Variovorax sp. PAMC 28711 genome is shown below.
CGTCACCGGCGTCAGGCCGGCGGTATCGAACGGCACGCGCTCGGGCTCGAACACCGGCGCGCCCATGTCGACCGTGACGCGACCGTCGGCACCCATGCGCGGCGCGATCACGCCGGCCAGCGTCTGGACGCGAACCTGTTCCTTGTCGGTCAGCCCGTGCTCGCGCACATAGCGCATGAAGCAGCGCGCGCCATTGCCGCACTGCTCCACCTCGCCGCCGTCGGCGTTATGGATCACGTACTGGAAATCGATGCCGTCGGCCGGCGACGGACGCACGGTGAGGATCTGGTCGGCGCCCACGCCGAAATGGCGGTCGCCGAGAAACCGGTATTGCGCCGCGCTCAGGCCGAGCGAGCCGCGCGTTTCGTCGAGCACGACGAAGTCGTTGCCGGCGCCTTGCATCTTGGTAAAGCGGATTCGCATCCGCGGATTATCCGCGGCCGGCCACTTCAGGGAGCGATCAGCGCGCCAAGGTCTCGTGCAGCGCCGGAGGACTCCCGCTGCAGATGCGCCACGATGCTGCGCCGATCGGCTTCGGTACGCTGCTGCGAAAGAAAACGCTTGCCGACGAGCTCGCTGAGATCGATCTCAAAGCCAATCAACTGGGCCGCCATCTCGTCGACGAACGACCCCGGCGCTTCCGCGAGCGACCATGGCCGATCGCGCCGCGCCTCCTGTTGCGCGGTCAGCGCGGCCAGATGAGTGACCACCCAGTCGGCGGAATCGACGAAGCGGATGCGGCCCCGGGCCTGTACGACCACGTAGTTCCAGCTCGGCGCCACCCGCCCGCTGCGCTGGCCGTTCACATACCAGCGAGGGGAAACATAGGCGTCGGGCCCGCGAAAGATGGCGGTCATTTCCGTCCCTTGCGGCGTCCCGGTGGCCAGCGGATGGTGGCGGGCCACATGTCCGCGCAGTCGACCGCGCGGGCCGCCCGCCGCAAATTCAAGCGGCAGCAGCTCGACGGCAGGCCCAGACGCGCAGGCGCTGACCAGGGTCGCGAGCGGGTGCCTCCCGATCAGGGCCTGCAGTTCGTGCCCGGCGGTGATGGCAAAGAGCGATTGGATGTGCATGGATGTGAGTTCGGCGATGAGGCCAGCGATTCTGTCCGGAGAGTTTCTCCCGGCAGGCGGTCGAGGTCTTGAAAGTTCCGGCCACCCAGCGCACCCGTGCCCGTCACGCTATCCGACGATCGGCGCTTCCCGCGGGAGCGACGGCGTGAAGCCGCCAAAACGGCGGAACTCGCGCGTCATGTGCGCCTGATCCGAGAAGCCGGCTTCGAAAGCGAGCGCACCCAGCGTGTCGACGTCACCCGCTTTCAAGAGCCTCATGGCACGCTGAAAACGCACAATCCCGGCGAGACAGCGCAAAGGGAGGCCGGCGGCAGCCAGGACGTCACGTCGCAACGTACGGGACGCGACACCGTCCTGCGCGGATTGCAGGCGCGCCTCGGGCGGGGCCGCCTGCACGACTTCGATCGCGGCCATTGCACGTGCGTGCCCGGCGCCCGGTCGCGCACGAGCGCTCGCGGCACGAACTGCGGCCACCAGCGCATCGCGGAGGTCAGGCACGGTGGGCGCTTTGAGGATCGAATCCGCATCGATGCCGGTTTGACGCACCACCTCCCGGCCGACCAGCACCCGGTTGCGCAACGCAGCCGGATCGACGCGGAGACAGGCACCACCCCAGCCGATCCGGAAGCGCACGCCCAGACTGATCTGTCCGGCGCGCGCAACCATCGTGCCCGGCACGTCGCAGGGCCCGGCCAATGCGAGCCAAACTCCGGAGAGCGCGCCATCTTCGGTTGGAAGGCAATGCGCGACCAGATCCATACGACCGTCCGGCAGGACCCACTGAGGTTGGGAACTGGCCGACCGATAACACCACAGTGCTTCGACGTGCCCATCGTCCAACGGACCGCGTGGGAGTTCTTCGTAGGGTGCGCGCGCGGCCGCTGGGTTCATGGTCCGCAATGGTAAGCATCCGGCTCGGCCGACGCGCACCGAACACGGTCGCAACCGCCGACTTCAGCCGTCAGCGCAGAGTTGCCAACAAGGTCCGTGCGAATTCGACGATCGAGGTCACGGCGCCACCCTTGGACGAGACGCCTGCCGTTCGGGGCCACTGCCCGCCGGCCGTGCGTCGCGAAGCCAGCACGCCGACCAAGCCTTGAATGTCCGAGCCGGACAGCCCGCTGTCGCGGCAAACGCGAACCAAATTTGTCGAATGGAGCATGGTGAACTCAGGCAAAACAAAGTCTTGATGCAGGCAGATACGCGGCGCTTCAGCAGCTGGATTCACGGGCCAGCAAGAGTCAGCGTGTGACAAGGGTCAGGCGGATTTCTCGAGCCGCCTCGCCAGGAAATCCAGGAAACACACGATGCGCCCTGCCAGTTGGGTATTCCGGTAGTAGACGGCGTTGACCGGCTGCCGCCCATCCACCGTTTCCTTTGCCAGCACCTGCACCAGATCACCGTGTTCCCGATCGGCGCCGGTCATGAAGTCCGACAGGCATGCCAAACCGGCGCCCTGCAACGCAAGGTGCCGCAGCGTTTCGCCGCTCGACGCCCGGATGGAGGGCGCGATGTGCCACTCGTCGCCGTGCGCGCCGCGCAGCGGCCAGCGATTCAACGCCTCGGGCTGGTTGAAGCCGAGCAGCGCGTGCTGCGCCAGGTCGGCCACGCGCTTCGGCTTGCCATGCTCGGCCAGGTACGCCGGGCTCGCGAGGATGCGCAGCCGGCTGGTGCACAGCGGGCGCGCATGCAGCGTGGAGTCGCGCAGTGCGCCGATGCGGATCGCGATGTCGGTGCGCCGCGCCAGCAGATCGATGTTGAGCTCGTCGGTGTCGAGCTCCAGCGTGATCTGCGGATAGGCCTGGCGGAACGCGGGCACCAGCGGCACGATGGCATGCAGCATGAACGGCGTGGCGGCGTTCACGCGCAGCAGGCCCGACGGTTGCCGGCGGCGCGCGGCGATCTGCTCTTCGGCGTCATCGATCGACGCGAGGATCGCCCGGGTGTGCGCGAGAAAGGTCGCGCCCTCTTCCGTCAGCGCGATGCGGCGGGTGGTGCGGCGCAGCAGCGTCGTGTCGAGCTTCTTCTCCAGCCGACCGAGCGCGCGGCTGACGCCGGAGACGGTCTGGCCCAGCTGGTCGGCAGCGGCGGTGATGGAGCCGGTGCCGACCACGGCGGCGAACGCCTGCAGTTCTTCGAGGGTGGTCTTCATGACTGTTGATTCTGAATCAACAGTCTTTGACCCACTACGGGGTTTTTCTGCAAGGAAGATCGGCCGACACTCCGGGCAACTTCCACGGAGCGCATTCCATGCCCATCGCCCTTCTCGCGCTGACCCTCAGCGCCTTCGCCATCGGCACGACCGAGTTCGTGATCGTCGGCCTGCTGCCCACTGTGGCGGCCGACCTCGGCATCAGCCTGCCTTCCGCGGGCCTGCTGGTCAGCCTCTACGCGCTGGGCGTGGCCATCGGCGCGCCGGTGCTGACGGCGCTCACCGGCCGCGTGCCGCGCAAGGCGCTGCTGCTCGGCCTGATGGCGCTCTTCACCGTCGGCAACCTGCTGGCCTGGCAAGCGCCGAGCTACGAGACGCTGGTCGCGGCGCGCGTGCTCACCGGCCTCGCGCACGGCGTGTTCTTCTCGATCGGATCGACCCTCGCGACCGGCCTGGTGCCCAAGGAGAAGGCGGCGAGCGCCATCGCGATCATGTTCACCGGGCTCACGGTGGCGCTGGTGACGGGTGTGCCGCTCGGCACCTTCATCGGCCAGCACTTCGGCTGGCGCGAGACCTTCCTCGCCGTCTCGGCGTTGGGCGTGATCGCGTTCATCGGCAGCTGGCTCTTCGTGCCCAAGAACATCCGCCACGCACCGCCCGCATCGCTGGCGCAACAGGCCAGAGTGCTGGCCGAGCCGCGACTGTTGCTGGTGTATGCCAAGACGGCGATCGGCTACGGAGGCTCGTTCATCCCGTTCACTTTTCTCGTACCGATCCTCACCGACGTGTCGGGCTTCAGCGCCGGCGCGGTCGGCTGGGTGATGCTGGTCTACGGCCTCTCGGTGGCGGCGGGCAACCTCTGGGGCGGCAAGCTGGCCGACCGGCTGGGCCCGATCCCCGCGCTGAAAATCATCTTCG
Proteins encoded:
- a CDS encoding FMN-binding negative transcriptional regulator, which encodes MHIQSLFAITAGHELQALIGRHPLATLVSACASGPAVELLPLEFAAGGPRGRLRGHVARHHPLATGTPQGTEMTAIFRGPDAYVSPRWYVNGQRSGRVAPSWNYVVVQARGRIRFVDSADWVVTHLAALTAQQEARRDRPWSLAEAPGSFVDEMAAQLIGFEIDLSELVGKRFLSQQRTEADRRSIVAHLQRESSGAARDLGALIAP
- a CDS encoding helix-turn-helix domain-containing protein, giving the protein MNPAAARAPYEELPRGPLDDGHVEALWCYRSASSQPQWVLPDGRMDLVAHCLPTEDGALSGVWLALAGPCDVPGTMVARAGQISLGVRFRIGWGGACLRVDPAALRNRVLVGREVVRQTGIDADSILKAPTVPDLRDALVAAVRAASARARPGAGHARAMAAIEVVQAAPPEARLQSAQDGVASRTLRRDVLAAAGLPLRCLAGIVRFQRAMRLLKAGDVDTLGALAFEAGFSDQAHMTREFRRFGGFTPSLPREAPIVG
- a CDS encoding MFS transporter, producing MPIALLALTLSAFAIGTTEFVIVGLLPTVAADLGISLPSAGLLVSLYALGVAIGAPVLTALTGRVPRKALLLGLMALFTVGNLLAWQAPSYETLVAARVLTGLAHGVFFSIGSTLATGLVPKEKAASAIAIMFTGLTVALVTGVPLGTFIGQHFGWRETFLAVSALGVIAFIGSWLFVPKNIRHAPPASLAQQARVLAEPRLLLVYAKTAIGYGGSFIPFTFLVPILTDVSGFSAGAVGWVMLVYGLSVAAGNLWGGKLADRLGPIPALKIIFALLAAVLLVFQFTAPHKWLALATVMAWGAVAFGNVPGLQVYVVKQAERFAPQAVDVASGLNIAAFNLGIAGAAWAGGLIVTHLGLIHTPWIGALVVLVSLALTQWSGKLDHRNGIPVRTDGAIPVGH
- a CDS encoding LysR substrate-binding domain-containing protein, translated to MKTTLEELQAFAAVVGTGSITAAADQLGQTVSGVSRALGRLEKKLDTTLLRRTTRRIALTEEGATFLAHTRAILASIDDAEEQIAARRRQPSGLLRVNAATPFMLHAIVPLVPAFRQAYPQITLELDTDELNIDLLARRTDIAIRIGALRDSTLHARPLCTSRLRILASPAYLAEHGKPKRVADLAQHALLGFNQPEALNRWPLRGAHGDEWHIAPSIRASSGETLRHLALQGAGLACLSDFMTGADREHGDLVQVLAKETVDGRQPVNAVYYRNTQLAGRIVCFLDFLARRLEKSA